The DNA region GGGAGCTGGATCGTCACGTGCGGGAGCGTCTTCGGATCCGCGCCGGCGGGGAGCGCCTCGGCGGCGCTCTTCATCGCGCGCAGCTTCTTCCGGAAGCGAAGGACGGTAAGGACGAGATGCGACCGGTGAAGCCCATACGACGCGAGCAGCAAGAGCACCGCGAAGTACGCGAAACACAAGGCAACGTGCATGCGTGGGAGCGTGGCATCCGCCGCCGCTCACATTGTCACGGAGTTGTAATTCGTTGTACCGGTTTGCCGCGCGGCGTCAGAAACTTGACGCGCGTTCGCCCGCTATTTCTTGCCGAAATCGACGTTGTAATAGATGCCGACGCTGAGGCCGGCCATGAAGAAGAAGCCGCTGCCGGGATCGGTGCATGACGTCGACGAGGTGTCGACGAGGCCGAGGTCGCTGGCGGTCTTGCAGCCGCGGTCGCTGAGCTGACCCGCCGAGACGTCGGCGAGCGGGACGAGGCGCATGGGACCGAGCGGGATCGAGACGCCGGCGTGAAGACCGGCCTGGAGGCCGTTCACGTTGTCGTCGAGCTTCTTCGTGACCCCGGTTGGGCCCGTGAACTCGATCGCGCGCTGGATGTAGCGGTAGCCCGCGTTGATCGTGGCGATCGGCGAGACGCTGTCGTTGTCGTAGACGAAGCCGCCGAACACGCCGATGTACTCGGAGAGGACGGAGATGTTCGAGCGCGAGGCCGCGCCCTGACCGCCGTCGAGGATGGTGGGGTCGCCGGGGATGAAGCGCTCGGGCGCACGGAGGAACGCGATCTCCGCGCTTCCGCCGACGAGGAAGCGATTCGCGATGCGCCCCGCGATGTCGATGCCGCCGCCGACGCCGGGACCCGCGTAGTCCTTGAAGTTCGTGTTCTCGTCGACCTTGCCGAACGGCAGGAAGGCGAGCGGCCGGAGGCCGACGAGGAGGCCGAGCCCGGTCGGCCCCGTGCTCGCCGGCTTGTCGCTCGTCTCCGGCGTGGTGAGCCCGCCCGTCGCGCCCTTCTCGAGCGTGACGTCGACCGACTTCGCGTCCTTCTCCTTCACGTCGACGTCGACCGGCGCGCGCGTGCCCCAGCCCGACGCCGTCGCGGTGATCTTGTACTGCCCCGGGTTGATCGGACGCGCGATGCCGATCGTCTCGATCGGCATCGTCTTGTCGTTCAGGTTGATCTGCAGGTTGGGGAGCGTGCTCGGCTCGGGCGTCACGTTGACGCGCAACGTGGGGATGCGCGGGCGGAGCGTCTCGAGCTCCTTCGCGCCTTGCGCCTGCGCCTGCTTGAAGACGTCCGGCGCGTTCGCCTCGAGGGGCAGGCGCGAGAGCGTCTCGTAGGTCTCCACCGCCTCGACGAGGCGACCGAGCTTCTCCTGGCACTCGGCGATGCGGAGCAGGTGCGTCGGCGCGTCGAAGAGCTTCTGCGCCTTCTCGAAGTCCGCGAGCGCTTCGGCGTACTTCCCCTTGTCCTGCAGCTCGACGCCTTCGGTATAGGCCGCACGAGCGGCGGCCTTCTTCTCGTTGTCGCTCATCTGGCCGAACGCGCCGCGTCCCGCGAGGAACATCGGCGCGAACGCCGCAAGCGCGACCAACACCCGCAGCTTCATGGCGCGGAGACTAAACCGGACTTGGCTGCGCCGTCAGTAACCGGGATCGTTCTTGTTCGCCTTCGGCCCCGGGGCGGGGGCCGGCGCGGGCGCGGGGGCCGGCGCGGCGGCGGGCTTCGCGACCGGGGCGGGGGCGGGTCCGGGCTTCGTCCCCGGCTTCGTGCTCGGCTTCGGGTGGTCCGGTTTCGTCTCGGGCTTCGGGTCCGGCTTCGTCTCCGCGACCTTCTCGTGCGCCTCGGCGCCGGCGGGCTTCGCGGAGTCGGCCGGCTTCGGATCCTCCGGGATCGGCGCCTTGATCTCCGTCTTCTCGGTCGGGACCTCCGGCGGGTTCGTGGGCGCGGCGACGACCGGCTCGACCGGCTTTCGCCCGTAGGTGAGGAACGCAGCGGTCCCGACCCCGGCGAAGAGGAGCGTCACCGCGACGGTGATGCCGATGACCTTGCCCTTGCCGCCGCTCGAAGGCACGCCCGCGACGACGCCGGTCGTGAACGGCGAGTTCGTCATCGACGCGGGCTGCTGGCCGTAGCCCGGCTGCGACTGCCCCGGCGACGACTGCGTGTGCGGGAGCGGCGCGGGCGTGTGGCCGTAGCCGCTCGCGGCGCGCGCGGCGTTCGCCTGCTGCCCCGACGAGTGCACGCCGGCGGCGCCGCTCGCCATCATGCCGTGCGGCGTGATGATGGCGGCGTGCACGGCCGCGGTCTGCTGATGGGAGACGGGCGCGCCCTGTCCGGGCGTCGCGATCCCGGCGACGAAGCAGAGCTCGTTCGCGAGCTCCATCACCGTGCTGAAGCGGCGCTCCGGCTCGCGCTCCATCGTGCGCATGAACCAGCCGTCGAAGCCGGGCGGGATGCCGGGGACGACCTGCGAGGGCACCGGCACCGGCGCGGTGCAGATCTTCACGAGGAGGTCGCCGACCGACTCGCCGTCGAACGGGAGCTTCCCCGTGACGCAGCGGTACGCGATGACGCCGAGCGACCAGACGTCGGTGCGGTGGTCGACGTTGCGGAGGCCGCGCGCCTGCTCGGGGGACATGTAGAACGGCGTGCCGAGGACCGCGCCCGTCTTCGTGCTCGACGTCATCCCGGGGTTGCCCGGCGCGCCTTGCATCTTCGCGATGCCGAAGTCGAGGACCTTCGCGATCTCCTCGCCGTCGTCCGCGTCGCGGACGATGAACACGTTGTCCGGCTTGAGATCGCGATGGATGATGCCTTGCTCGTGCGCGCGCTGGAGCGCGCGGCAGACTTGGAGGACGATGCGCGCCGTCTCCTGCAGGCTCATGCGCGAGAGCCGCTCGACGCGGTGCTCGAGCGACTCGCCTTGCAGCATCTCCATGATGATGAAGGGGATGCCCTCGGAGGTGACGCCGTGATCGAAGATCTGGATCGCGTGCTTCGACTGGATCGTCGCCGCCGCCATCGCCTCCTTCTCGAAGCGGTTCCGCGCCTCCTGGCTGACCGCGTGCTCCGTCTCGATGAACTTGATCGCGACGCGCGTGTTCAGCTTGTGGTGCTGGGCCTCCCAGACGGAGCCCATGCCGCCTTTGCCGATGAGGCGCAAGAGCTTGTAGTTGCCCGCGACGAGCCCTTGGGTCGGCGGAACGGCATCGGCGGGATTGGCGCTCATTCGTAAAAGCTCGTCGTCGTTCGACGGACGGGACCCTCGATTGGTTTACACCCGTTCGCGCGGTCGGAAAAACAATAGCGCGAGCGCCCGCGTAGGCTCAACTCGGCCGCGGTTGCAGGAGACGCGCCACCCTCCTACGGTGTGCGCGTGCCGCCGCTGCCTGCGAGCCTCCCGCCGCCCGGGAGCGAGGACGTCCTCTATCTCGTCGATCTGTCGGGCTACGTCTACCGCGCCTACCACGCGATCGCGCCGCTTTCCTCGTCGAAAGGCGAGACGACGCACGCCGTCCTCGGCACCGTGAACATGCTCCAGAAGGTGGTGAACGAGCGCCTCCCCGCCATGTTCGCCGTCGCGATGGACAGCAAACAGCCGAGCTTTCGGAAGGAGATCGACGTCCGCTACAAGGCGACGCGGCAGGCGATGCCCTCGGATCTCGCGCCGCAGATCACGCGCGTCGAGGAGCTCGTTCGGGCGTACAACATCCCGATCTTTCGCCAGGACGGGATCGAGGCGGACGACCTCATCGCGACCATCGTGCAGAAGGCGCACGCGCAAGGCCTCCGCACCGTCATCGTCGGCGCCGACAAGGACCTGATGCAGGTCGTCCACGACGGCGACAACGACGTCATGCTCTGGGACTCGATGCGCGACCGCACGTACGGCCCCGTCGAGGTCGAGGCGAAGTTCGGCGTGAAGCCGAGCATGCTCCGCGA from Labilithrix sp. includes:
- a CDS encoding protein kinase produces the protein MSANPADAVPPTQGLVAGNYKLLRLIGKGGMGSVWEAQHHKLNTRVAIKFIETEHAVSQEARNRFEKEAMAAATIQSKHAIQIFDHGVTSEGIPFIIMEMLQGESLEHRVERLSRMSLQETARIVLQVCRALQRAHEQGIIHRDLKPDNVFIVRDADDGEEIAKVLDFGIAKMQGAPGNPGMTSSTKTGAVLGTPFYMSPEQARGLRNVDHRTDVWSLGVIAYRCVTGKLPFDGESVGDLLVKICTAPVPVPSQVVPGIPPGFDGWFMRTMEREPERRFSTVMELANELCFVAGIATPGQGAPVSHQQTAAVHAAIITPHGMMASGAAGVHSSGQQANAARAASGYGHTPAPLPHTQSSPGQSQPGYGQQPASMTNSPFTTGVVAGVPSSGGKGKVIGITVAVTLLFAGVGTAAFLTYGRKPVEPVVAAPTNPPEVPTEKTEIKAPIPEDPKPADSAKPAGAEAHEKVAETKPDPKPETKPDHPKPSTKPGTKPGPAPAPVAKPAAAPAPAPAPAPAPGPKANKNDPGY